Below is a window of Pseudoalteromonas undina DNA.
TGACGGGCGGTGTGTACAAGGCCCGGGAACGTATTCACCGCGTCATTCTGATACGCGATTACTAGCGATTCCGACTTCATGGAGTCGAGTTGCAGACTCCAATCCGGACTACGACGCACTTTAAGTGATTCGCTTACCTTCGCAGGTTCGCAGCACTCTGTATGCGCCATTGTAGCACGTGTGTAGCCCTACACGTAAGGGCCATGATGACTTGACGTCGTCCCCACCTTCCTCCGGTTTATCACCGGCAGTCTCCTTAGAGTTCTCAGCATTACCTGCTAGCAACTAAGGATAGGGGTTGCGCTCGTTGCGGGACTTAACCCAACATCTCACAACACGAGCTGACGACAGCCATGCAGCACCTGTATCAGAGTTCCCGAAGGCACCAAACCATCTCTGGTAAGTTCTCTGTATGTCAAGTGTAGGTAAGGTTCTTCGCGTTGCATCGAATTAAACCACATGCTCCACCGCTTGTGCGGGCCCCCGTCAATTCATTTGAGTTTTAACCTTGCGGCCGTACTCCCCAGGCGGTCTACTTAATGCGTTAGCTTTGAAAAACAGAACCGAGGTTCCGAGCTTCTAGTAGACATCGTTTACGGCGTGGACTACCAGGGTATCTAATCCTGTTTGCTCCCCACGCTTTCGTACATGAGCGTCAGTGTTGACCCAGGTGGCTGCCTTCGCCATCGGTATTCCTTCAGATCTCTACGCATTTCACCGCTACACCTGAAATTCTACCACCCTCTATCACACTCTAGTTTGCCAGTTCGAAATGCAGTTCCCAGGTTGAGCCCGGGGCTTTCACATCTCGCTTAACAAACCGCCTGCGTACGCTTTACGCCCAGTAATTCCGATTAACGCTCGCACCCTCCGTATTACCGCGGCTGCTGGCACGGAGTTAGCCGGTGCTTCTTCTGTCAGTAACGTCACAGCTAGCAGGTATTAACTACTAACCTTTCCTCCTGACTGAAAGTGCTTTACAACCCGAAGGCCTTCTTCACACACGCGGCATGGCTGCATCAGGCTTGCGCCCATTGTGCAATATTCCCCACTGCTGCCTCCCGTAGGAGTCTGGGCCGTGTCTCAGTCCCAGTGTGGCTGATCATCCTCTCAAACCAGCTAGGGATCGTCGCCTTGGTGAGCCATTACCTCACCAACTAGCTAATCCCACTTGGGCCAATCTAAAGGCGAGAGCCGAAGCCCCCTTTGGTCCGTAGACATTATGCGGTATTAGCAGTCGTTTCCAACTGTTGTCCCCCACCTCAAGGCATGTTCCCAAGCATTACTCACCCGTCCGCCGCTCGTCAGCAAAGTAGCAAGCTACTCTCTGTTACCGCTCGACTTGCATGTGTTAGGCCTGCCGCCAGCGTTCAATCTGAGCCATGATCAAACTCTTCAATTAAAAAGTTTTATGTCTTTCGACAGCTCAATGAATTCTGAATTTATTTAATATCTTTCGATATTGAATTGACTGTGCTGCAATTCCTACCTAAGTAGTTATTGCTGTTGGTCACTCAGTTTCAATTGAGACTCTAAATTTGTTTGCCTCACTTAGTAAACTAAGCTTGGCTGTTAGAACTCAATCTGTACGAGTGCCCACACAGATGATTGCTTTATATTGTTAAAGAACGTTGCGATTAAAGCGTTAAACTTTATCTCGCTAGGGCTGCGCATATTACGCTTTCCTATTTTTTTGTCAACACTTAATTTTAAAATTTTTAAAAAATCTAAACTCAAGTTTTACTCGACTTACTAAGTGACTTGCTTGCCTCGCTAAGCGTTGCCTGCTCTGCCGTCTCAGTGGGGTCGCATTATAGGGCGAATCAATTTTAACGCAAGCGTTTTTAAACGCTTTTTTGCATTTAATTTTTACCCCAAAGATACCCCACCCAGACACACAAGATACCCACAAAACCTTGTGGACAACTCATTTTTTTGCGCTGTTTACTAAACTATTTACCTTGCTTGTGGTAAGTTGCGGCGCATATTTACAACTCGTTCACTAGGCAACACACATGACAGATATAATAAATAGTATAAGTGGTCTCTTATGGGGTCATATTTTAGTGTACTTATTAATAGCCGCTGGGCTATTTTTTACCATACGTCTTGGTTTCATCCAATTTGTACAATTCCCACACATGATTAAAGTCATGTTTCAAAGTCGCCAAGGGTCAGATGGCGGTATTTCCTCTTTCCAAGCATTTTGTACTTCTTTAGCCGCCCGTGTTGGTACCGGTAATATGGCAGGTGTTGCAGTCGCACTTTATTTAGGTGGTGCTGGTGCTATTTTTTGGATGTGGTTAATTGCTTTGATCGGTATGGCCACTAGTTTTGCAGAAAGCACATTGGCTCAAGCTTACAAAATACGTGATGAAGAAGGCAACTTCCGTGGGGGCCCTGCTTATTATATGGAGTACGGACTTGGCAAGCGCTGGATGGGCATAGTGTTCTCACTATGTTTAATTTTAGCCTTTGGTTTAGTTTTTAATGCGGTACAGTCAAACTCTATCGCTGCAGCTTTTGAAGTCGCCTTTGGTATTCCTAACTATATAGTAGGTATTGCACTTGTAATTGGTTCAGGCATCATAATATTTGGTGGCCTAAAAACAATTTCACGATTTGCTGAATTAGCAGTGCCATTTATGGCCGCTGCCTACTTAATTGTTGCACTGTATATATGTGCTGTAAATTACACTGAGTTGCCTGATGTGTTTATGCATGTAATTAGAAGTGCCTTTGGTCTTGAACAAGCTGGCGCTGGTGCAATTGGTTATGGTGTAATGCAAGCAATGATCCAAGGGATCAAGCGCGGGTTATTCTCAAACGAAGCGGGTATGGGTAGCGCAGCTAACGCTGCAGCAACTGCAACTCCTAACCCACCTCACCCTGCATCACAAGGTTATGTACAAATGCTAGGTGTCTTTGTAGATACCATTATAATTTGTACAGCTACCGCTGCTCTTATTTTATTATCAGAACAGTTAGTACCAGGCTCTGATGTAACGGGTATAGCACTTACACAAGCAGCGCTTGAGGAGCATGTTGGTAGCTGGGG
It encodes the following:
- a CDS encoding alanine/glycine:cation symporter family protein; the encoded protein is MTDIINSISGLLWGHILVYLLIAAGLFFTIRLGFIQFVQFPHMIKVMFQSRQGSDGGISSFQAFCTSLAARVGTGNMAGVAVALYLGGAGAIFWMWLIALIGMATSFAESTLAQAYKIRDEEGNFRGGPAYYMEYGLGKRWMGIVFSLCLILAFGLVFNAVQSNSIAAAFEVAFGIPNYIVGIALVIGSGIIIFGGLKTISRFAELAVPFMAAAYLIVALYICAVNYTELPDVFMHVIRSAFGLEQAGAGAIGYGVMQAMIQGIKRGLFSNEAGMGSAANAAATATPNPPHPASQGYVQMLGVFVDTIIICTATAALILLSEQLVPGSDVTGIALTQAALEEHVGSWGAIFVAVAILFFAFTSIVANYSYAETNLLFLEHNHASGMLIFRLLVLGMVMFGALGELPLVWTLADVSMGLMAIVNVIALFMLSGVVVWLAKDYNAQRRAGKLPTFDPSKNNKLNKTIPKGIWHK